A window of Lytechinus pictus isolate F3 Inbred chromosome 7, Lp3.0, whole genome shotgun sequence contains these coding sequences:
- the LOC129265103 gene encoding tyramine receptor Ser-2-like, which yields MKQLHLSSLYTNLSEDRAIVIIMQESTVTPTSHLLPSNSTSQDIPTTLFTESDDSEWSFQSYIALGIIFVLMTVTFIGNILIIVSVAKFKRLQIPPNYILVNLAVADLGVAVMTLLLFAFNFLSETGGVLCLLPYCFMSLFSGVSVLNLSIIAYDRYSALVEPLKYSARITSFHIAVICLVVWIYVTIISVIPMIGWFIPLPGTSMDMLCSLNFYHNYTSLAQVIAIFLPALVCMFFCYCRVMLVARHHTRAISAVQFSLFPGAIKNYNTFKGSKYWKTLALILGVFTLTWGTFITTVIVEVFCKACAQFLTMHNYSGLLLLLNSCLNPWIYAFRNQDFRAAFRRILRCFWRPCKKGSKRSNSSSVNERRNSRMSVALSRTNSLCGNLQTLQMLYEQEMALKNNNQPNFKDGEVETRHTSIGNSKSSVEKEEVTEPHVPSREDQVSSREPMQIEEA from the coding sequence ATGAAGCAGTTACATCTATCTTCATTATACACTAACCTCAGTGAGGATCGGGccattgttatcatcatgcaAGAATCAACAGTCACACCAACGTCTCATCTCCTTCCTAGCAATAGCACCAGTCAGGATATTCCAACTACACTTTTCACAGAGAGTGATGATTCTGAGTGGAGCTTCCAGTCTTACATCGCCCTGGGCATCATCTTTGTCCTCATGACCGTAACCTTCATTGGAAATATCCTCATAATCGTTTCAGTTGCCAAGTTCAAGAGGCTGCAGATACCACCCAACTACATCTTGGTGAACCTTGCAGTGGCTGATCTAGGCGTGGCTGTCATGACCCTTCTCCTCTTTGCATTCAACTTCTTGAGCGAGACAGGAGGGGTACTTTGTTTGTTGCCATACTGCTTCATGTCACTCTTCAGTGGTGTCTCTGTGCTCAATCTCAGCATCATCGCCTACGACCGCTACTCTGCTCTGGTTGAGCCTCTGAAGTACTCTGCACGCATTACATCGTTCCATATTGCAGTAATCTGCCTTGTGGTATGGATCTATGTTACTATTATATCTGTTATCCCTATGATTGGATGGTTCATTCCTCTACCAGGGACCAGTATGGACATGCTCTGCTCACTCAACTTCTACCACAACTACACCTCCCTTGCTCAGGTCATAGCCATCTTCTTACCTGCTTTGGTGTGTATGTTTTTTTGCTACTGCCGTGTAATGCTTGTTGCTAGACACCACACCAGGGCTATTTCAGCCGTCCAGTTCTCTCTGTTCCCTGGTGCCATTAAAAACTATAACACTTTTAAAGGAAGCAAGTACTGGAAGACACTTGCTCTCATCCTAGGTGTATTTACTTTAACATGGGGTACGTTCATCACTACAGTCATAGTTGAAGTCTTCTGCAAAGCATGTGCTCAATTCCTGACCATGCACAACTACTCAGGATTATTGCTTTTGCTGAATAGTTGTCTCAATCCATGGATCTATGCGTTCCGCAATCAGGACTTCCGAGCAGCATTCAGGCGAATTTTAAGGTGCTTTTGGAGGCCATGCAAAAAGGGATCAAAGCGGTCCAACTCGAGTTCAGTCAATGAGCGAAGGAACTCACGCATGTCTGTTGCCTTGAGCAGGACAAACAGTCTCTGTGGAAATCTTCAGACACTTCAAATGCTCTATGAACAAGAAATGGCTCTCAAAAACAATAATCAGCCAAACTTTAAAGATGGTGAAGTAGAAACCAGACACACCTCCATTGGAAATAGCAAGAGCTCTGTTGAGAAGGAGGAGGTGACTGAACCACATGTTCCTTCCAGAGAAGACCAAGTTTCATCCAGAGAACCAATGCAAATTGAAGAAGCTTAA
- the LOC129265102 gene encoding uncharacterized protein LOC129265102 isoform X1 — translation MYFKMADYGSGKQHGQDKGFECPACKMKFSFRTNLNRHKRTIHKKETKRERTSCTIPGCTAKFYHQTKLLSHLEVVHGKHIDKTELTFSSMDKFFMWKMQEEAQNFVCFTKQRGCVTHSSVTHQHYICQRDGSSRSHTSKNQPGRKTRRKLQKGVIKTDLVCPARMLLRQCKKTGRVDVSYYKSHSHAISPSDLVHHPLPESVRKDIRSKLESGSTVNQIYQEFQNPSPGLQSSSTIYDHRLKLINKSQIRAIQRQLQKSKPVQPPSDTAYNVVVEVLQMADTCNTKVRRENHDEQTSLQQTTPLDINTERGNIAQEVLLSQPMANPLGETTIPPDYVSRLQGLLSDILVLMENENIRKSMLPYVMGNLEGMLSLCHQEANSLNVRHVEEVISVQKPS, via the exons ATGTACTTCAAGATGGCAGATTATGGTAGTGGCAAACAACATGGGCAG GATAAAGGGTTTGAATGCCCTGCATGCAAGATGAAATTCAGTTTCCGAACAAACCTGAATCGCCATAAACGAACAATCCATAAAAAggagacaaagagagagaggacCTCCTGCACCATTCCTGGATGCACTGCAAAGTTCTATCATCAAACCAAATTATTGTCTCATCTTGAAGTGGTTCATGGTAAACATATAGACAAGACAGAGTTAACCTTTTCATCAATGGACAAGTTTTTCATGTGGAAGATGCAGGAGGAAGCacaaaattttgtttgtttcacaaaacagcgaGGATGTGTGACTCATAGTTCTGTTACTCACCAACACTATATCTGCCAAAGAGATGGAAGTTCAAGGAGCCACACATCCAAGAATCAACCAGGCAGAAAAACGAGAAGGAAACTTCAGAAAGGTGTTATCAAAACAGATTTGGTGTGTCCAGCTAGAATGTTGCTTCGGCAGTGCAAAAAGACAGGAAGAGTGGATGTTTCATATTACAAGTCACACTCTCATGCTATCTCACCCAGTGACCTTGTGCACCATCCTCTCCCAGAATCAGTGCGGAAGGACATCAGAAGCAAGCTTGAGTCTGGCTCTACTGTCAACCAAATCTACCAGGAATTTCAAAACCCAAGCCCTGGCCTTCAATCTTCATCCACCATTTATGACCACAGACTAAAGCTTATAAACAAATCTCAAATTCGTGCCATTCAGCGTCAGCTTCAAAAGAGTAAACCAGTCCAACCTCCATCTGATACTGCATACAATGTTGTGGTAGAGGTCCTCCAAATGGCTGATACTTGTAATACCAAAGTCAGAAGAGAAAATCATGATGAACAAACATCTTTGCAACAAACTACCCCATTGGATATAAATACTGAAAGAGGTAACATTGCACAGGAAGTACTATTATCACAACCTATGGCTAATCCTCTTGGTGAAACTACCATTCCTCCTGATTATGTATCTAGGCTTCAAGGATTGCTAAGTGATATACTGGTACTGATGGAGAATGAGAACATTAGAAAATCTATGTTGCCTTATGTGATGGGTAATCTGGAAGGCATGCTGTCTCTCTGTCATCAAGAAGCAAACTCTCTCAATGTGAGGCATGTTGAAGAAGTGATATCAGTTCAAAAACCAAGTTAG
- the LOC129265102 gene encoding uncharacterized protein LOC129265102 isoform X2, with protein MGERLDKGFECPACKMKFSFRTNLNRHKRTIHKKETKRERTSCTIPGCTAKFYHQTKLLSHLEVVHGKHIDKTELTFSSMDKFFMWKMQEEAQNFVCFTKQRGCVTHSSVTHQHYICQRDGSSRSHTSKNQPGRKTRRKLQKGVIKTDLVCPARMLLRQCKKTGRVDVSYYKSHSHAISPSDLVHHPLPESVRKDIRSKLESGSTVNQIYQEFQNPSPGLQSSSTIYDHRLKLINKSQIRAIQRQLQKSKPVQPPSDTAYNVVVEVLQMADTCNTKVRRENHDEQTSLQQTTPLDINTERGNIAQEVLLSQPMANPLGETTIPPDYVSRLQGLLSDILVLMENENIRKSMLPYVMGNLEGMLSLCHQEANSLNVRHVEEVISVQKPS; from the coding sequence GATAAAGGGTTTGAATGCCCTGCATGCAAGATGAAATTCAGTTTCCGAACAAACCTGAATCGCCATAAACGAACAATCCATAAAAAggagacaaagagagagaggacCTCCTGCACCATTCCTGGATGCACTGCAAAGTTCTATCATCAAACCAAATTATTGTCTCATCTTGAAGTGGTTCATGGTAAACATATAGACAAGACAGAGTTAACCTTTTCATCAATGGACAAGTTTTTCATGTGGAAGATGCAGGAGGAAGCacaaaattttgtttgtttcacaaaacagcgaGGATGTGTGACTCATAGTTCTGTTACTCACCAACACTATATCTGCCAAAGAGATGGAAGTTCAAGGAGCCACACATCCAAGAATCAACCAGGCAGAAAAACGAGAAGGAAACTTCAGAAAGGTGTTATCAAAACAGATTTGGTGTGTCCAGCTAGAATGTTGCTTCGGCAGTGCAAAAAGACAGGAAGAGTGGATGTTTCATATTACAAGTCACACTCTCATGCTATCTCACCCAGTGACCTTGTGCACCATCCTCTCCCAGAATCAGTGCGGAAGGACATCAGAAGCAAGCTTGAGTCTGGCTCTACTGTCAACCAAATCTACCAGGAATTTCAAAACCCAAGCCCTGGCCTTCAATCTTCATCCACCATTTATGACCACAGACTAAAGCTTATAAACAAATCTCAAATTCGTGCCATTCAGCGTCAGCTTCAAAAGAGTAAACCAGTCCAACCTCCATCTGATACTGCATACAATGTTGTGGTAGAGGTCCTCCAAATGGCTGATACTTGTAATACCAAAGTCAGAAGAGAAAATCATGATGAACAAACATCTTTGCAACAAACTACCCCATTGGATATAAATACTGAAAGAGGTAACATTGCACAGGAAGTACTATTATCACAACCTATGGCTAATCCTCTTGGTGAAACTACCATTCCTCCTGATTATGTATCTAGGCTTCAAGGATTGCTAAGTGATATACTGGTACTGATGGAGAATGAGAACATTAGAAAATCTATGTTGCCTTATGTGATGGGTAATCTGGAAGGCATGCTGTCTCTCTGTCATCAAGAAGCAAACTCTCTCAATGTGAGGCATGTTGAAGAAGTGATATCAGTTCAAAAACCAAGTTAG